CGTGCGCCTGGAGTACGTCCAGCCCGACGACCACAACCCGCAGGACCGGACGCTGGCCCGCCTGCCGCTCCCGCGGCCCGTTCCCCCGGGCGGCACGGCGACGGTGGATCTCTCCTTCGAGGAGCAGCTGCCCAGGGTCTTCGCGCGGGCGGGCTACGCCGGCGACTTCGTCCTGGCCGGGCAGTGGTTCCCCAAGGTGGCGGTGCTGGAGCCGGCGGGCACGCGCGGACGCACCTCGCCGGGCTGGGATCTGCACCAGTACCACGCCAACAGCGAGTTCTACGCCGACTACGGCGACTACGACGTCCGCCTCACCGTGCCGGCCGACTACGTGGTGGGGGCGACGGGCGTGCAGGTGGGGAGCTCGCAGCCGCAGGCGGGGTGGAAGAGCGTCCGCTTCCTGGCGCAGGCGGTCCACGACTTCGCCTGGACCGCCGATCCCCGCTTCGTGGTGCGCGAGGAGAGCTTCCGCGCCGCCGGCCTGCCTCCGGTGCGGGTGCGGCTCCTCCTCCAGCCGGAGGACGTCACCTCGGCCGGCTTCCAGTTCCGCATCCTGCAGGGCGCCTGGCGGCTCTTCGGCCGTAGCTGGGCCCCCTACCCGTACCCCGTCCTGACCGTGGTCGACCCGCCGAAGGGGGCGGAGGGCGCGGCCGGCATGGAGTACCCGACGCTGATCGTGGGAGGCTACCCGGTCCCCGGCGCCCACGAGCCGCAGGAGCCGGCGCTGGCCGACGTGCTGGTGCACGAGTACGCCCACCAGTACTGGTACGGCCTGGTCGGCTTCGACGAGACCGAGGAAGCCTGGCTCGACGAGGGGCTAGCCACCTACTCGGAGATGCGCGCCATGGCCGCCCTCCTGCCGCGGGCGCCACTGACCCCCGGCGAGCTGGGCCTGGAAGGGCTGCCGACGGCGGCGCTGCCCGGCCCGCTCCGCTGGCTCGCCCCGGGCCTGCCGCCGCTCACCGCCAGCGGCGACGACCTGATCCGCCTCCAGTACCTCCCCATGCTGCCGCCGGAGCAGGTGCGGCCCGCCTGGCAGGAGAGCGACGACGCGCGCTACTGGTACACCGCCTACGGCCAGCCGGGCCTCTTCTACCTGAGCCTGGAGGGCTACCTCGGACGTGCCACCTTCGACCGGGCGCTCTCCACCCTTGTCCACCGCTACGCCTGGCGCCACCCCTCCACCGACCAGGTGCGCGCCGTCTTCG
This sequence is a window from Bacillota bacterium. Protein-coding genes within it:
- a CDS encoding M1 family metallopeptidase, which translates into the protein MEGEAILLPRRPRRALLAALPLVVLLLTAAAPAPVDPAAELDGLPAPPPPVVRYVLDVRLDPARHRLSGRERIVWRNPSSLTVDALYLHLYMNAFAGPETTFVRESGGQLRGVRWDPRHPGWIRVEGVRLEYVQPDDHNPQDRTLARLPLPRPVPPGGTATVDLSFEEQLPRVFARAGYAGDFVLAGQWFPKVAVLEPAGTRGRTSPGWDLHQYHANSEFYADYGDYDVRLTVPADYVVGATGVQVGSSQPQAGWKSVRFLAQAVHDFAWTADPRFVVREESFRAAGLPPVRVRLLLQPEDVTSAGFQFRILQGAWRLFGRSWAPYPYPVLTVVDPPKGAEGAAGMEYPTLIVGGYPVPGAHEPQEPALADVLVHEYAHQYWYGLVGFDETEEAWLDEGLATYSEMRAMAALLPRAPLTPGELGLEGLPTAALPGPLRWLAPGLPPLTASGDDLIRLQYLPMLPPEQVRPAWQESDDARYWYTAYGQPGLFYLSLEGYLGRATFDRALSTLVHRYAWRHPSTDQVRAVFEEVSGRPLGDLFRQYVTGARRVDYGIDSVRPAVQGTQVTVRHLGDGSFPVRVEATYADGSRRILGWDGRGQQRTFTFPGAPQEVRVAGGLALDVDNADDVWRQRPPAWPFARWWGELAYLVETLLSGGVLW